A section of the Acidobacteriota bacterium genome encodes:
- a CDS encoding nucleoside-triphosphatase yields MTVILTGPRRSGKTTLLRDVATSWKRRGMSFGGILSLAVGSPEDVSGYDIYNLETGEVFPFLRREGHQEWEKTGRFAVLPGAVAAASEIMLRVSPDNPVIIDEAGPLELQGRGWWPAAARLLSTPSRPILLVVRDGFLERFCTFAGLERPDVVSVDDPCAAVKIEGGLFG; encoded by the coding sequence ATGACGGTCATCCTGACGGGCCCGCGCCGGTCCGGGAAAACGACGCTCCTGCGGGATGTTGCGACATCCTGGAAGAGGCGCGGCATGTCGTTTGGAGGCATTCTGAGCCTGGCTGTCGGGTCCCCCGAAGATGTATCGGGGTATGATATATACAACCTGGAAACCGGAGAGGTCTTTCCATTTCTCCGCCGCGAAGGTCATCAGGAATGGGAAAAAACCGGTCGCTTTGCGGTTCTTCCGGGCGCTGTTGCGGCCGCCTCCGAGATTATGCTCCGCGTTTCACCGGATAACCCCGTGATCATTGATGAGGCCGGACCTCTCGAACTTCAGGGGCGCGGATGGTGGCCGGCCGCGGCCCGGTTGCTCTCCACGCCGTCCCGGCCGATTCTGCTTGTCGTCCGGGACGGCTTCCTGGAACGATTCTGCACTTTTGCCGGTCTGGAACGTCCCGATGTTGTTTCCGTCGATGATCCGTGTGCCGCCGTTAAAATCGAAGGAGGCCTTTTCGGGTGA
- a CDS encoding secretin N-terminal domain-containing protein: MKKTILLPVILSILWGCSGFSTAYKQGGRAEINRDWDAAILHYEQAALENPREPVYRLALMRARASASLSYLQKARNLAAQEKIDEALEVYAKALQYDPQNRLAAREALALTEEKPPEKTERPSLLEPPVRLQTPEEKIRLKFSEASLRSVFQALSRHSGVNVLYDEQFRDVPVTIDLTDLTVEDAVIQLCLATRNHFRIIDRKTVIIYPDQPMKRLQYEMNVVKTFFLSNINAQEAQTGLAMMVRSQYKAPIITVDKNLNALTIRDTPAAVALAERLIRLWDKPQGEVIIDLEIMEVSRIKLKKLGLDLSQNILGLRYGGQETGGEDSGWFDLNTIDLARTGNYQISLPSAFLQFLETEGDTKIIAQPRLRGLDSQDIKYLVGQKIPIPQTTFTPFAAGGVSQQPITSYTYQDVGIDVKIKPRIHLEKDISLEIEIKITSIGDTGFAGIPIITTREVKNIIRLKDGETNLLAGLLRDEERRSLKGIALLKDVPLLGTLFSNTDRQIEQTDVILTITPYIIRAIPMTEEDERPVWVDTEGLSRSAASTPFLPMDEMAAAVRMPVAPVSGRPGGEDPENEETGSHVLFLNPPNFELPQGREFRISLDMRTNRDIATMSLNLSFNPQIIRLKDIQEGGLIRQIGPSVPFLKNIDNTGGGATIGISSPTPGKGFKGVGLLAVLVFESVGPGESHVTISGITANTPAGAAVVFSKNESRVSVR; this comes from the coding sequence ATGAAGAAGACCATCCTCTTGCCCGTCATCCTTTCCATCCTTTGGGGATGTTCGGGGTTTTCCACGGCCTATAAACAGGGGGGGCGGGCTGAAATCAACAGGGATTGGGATGCCGCCATTCTCCATTACGAACAGGCTGCCCTCGAAAATCCGCGGGAACCGGTCTATCGGTTGGCCCTCATGAGGGCTCGGGCTTCCGCCTCCCTGTCCTATCTCCAAAAAGCCAGAAATCTTGCGGCGCAGGAGAAAATTGACGAGGCTCTCGAAGTCTATGCCAAAGCCCTCCAATACGATCCCCAGAACCGTTTGGCCGCGCGGGAAGCGCTGGCCCTCACCGAGGAAAAGCCGCCGGAAAAAACGGAAAGGCCGTCTCTTCTGGAACCTCCGGTCCGGCTGCAGACCCCCGAGGAAAAGATCCGGTTGAAATTCTCCGAGGCCTCTCTCCGGTCCGTATTCCAGGCTCTCAGCCGCCACAGCGGGGTCAATGTCCTTTATGATGAGCAGTTCCGGGATGTCCCCGTGACCATCGATCTCACCGATCTGACAGTCGAGGATGCCGTCATTCAGCTTTGTCTGGCAACCCGGAACCATTTTCGGATCATCGATCGGAAGACCGTCATCATTTATCCCGATCAGCCGATGAAGCGTCTTCAGTATGAAATGAATGTCGTCAAAACATTCTTTCTCTCCAATATCAACGCCCAGGAAGCCCAGACGGGGCTGGCCATGATGGTCCGCAGCCAGTACAAGGCGCCCATCATCACCGTCGACAAGAATCTGAATGCCCTGACCATCCGGGATACTCCAGCGGCTGTAGCTCTGGCGGAACGGCTCATCCGTTTGTGGGATAAACCTCAGGGCGAAGTGATCATCGATCTGGAAATCATGGAGGTTTCGCGGATCAAGCTCAAGAAACTCGGACTCGATCTGTCCCAGAACATTCTGGGATTGCGGTATGGAGGCCAGGAGACGGGAGGAGAGGACTCGGGCTGGTTCGACTTGAACACCATCGATCTTGCCCGGACCGGGAACTATCAAATCTCGCTTCCCAGCGCGTTTCTCCAGTTTCTCGAAACGGAAGGCGATACCAAGATCATCGCCCAGCCCCGCCTGCGCGGCCTGGATTCCCAGGACATCAAGTACCTGGTCGGTCAGAAGATCCCCATTCCGCAGACGACCTTTACGCCCTTCGCAGCCGGTGGGGTCAGCCAGCAACCGATCACAAGCTATACCTATCAGGATGTGGGCATCGACGTGAAGATCAAACCCCGCATCCACCTCGAAAAGGACATCTCCCTGGAGATCGAAATCAAGATCACCTCGATCGGCGATACGGGATTTGCCGGCATCCCCATCATCACCACCCGCGAGGTCAAGAATATCATCCGTCTGAAGGACGGTGAAACCAACCTTCTGGCCGGGCTCCTCCGCGATGAAGAGAGGCGGTCGCTTAAGGGGATTGCGCTCCTCAAGGATGTGCCTCTTCTTGGGACGCTTTTTTCCAATACGGACAGGCAGATCGAGCAAACCGACGTCATTCTGACAATCACGCCCTATATCATCCGGGCCATTCCCATGACCGAGGAGGATGAACGTCCGGTCTGGGTGGACACCGAGGGCCTCAGCCGGTCCGCTGCATCAACACCCTTTTTGCCCATGGATGAGATGGCGGCCGCTGTCCGCATGCCTGTCGCTCCGGTTTCCGGCCGGCCGGGCGGAGAGGACCCTGAGAACGAGGAGACCGGTTCCCATGTCCTGTTCTTAAATCCTCCGAATTTCGAATTGCCGCAGGGTCGCGAATTCCGGATCAGTCTCGACATGAGAACGAACAGGGATATTGCAACGATGTCCCTCAACCTCTCCTTCAATCCCCAGATCATTCGATTGAAGGATATTCAGGAAGGCGGTCTCATCCGGCAGATCGGCCCGTCCGTACCTTTTTTAAAGAATATCGACAACACCGGAGGCGGGGCCACGATCGGAATTTCGAGCCCGACTCCGGGCAAGGGGTTCAAAGGGGTCGGGCTTCTGGCTGTTCTTGTTTTTGAATCCGTCGGGCCCGGCGAATCCCATGTGACCATTTCGGGCATCACGGCCAACACTCCGGCCGGGGCGGCGGTGGTTTTTTCGAAAAACGAATCGCGCGTTTCCGTTCGCTGA